The following are encoded in a window of Bdellovibrio svalbardensis genomic DNA:
- a CDS encoding DASS family sodium-coupled anion symporter, whose amino-acid sequence MALVPVKIVPAIIAFLVTMLFWVVLAPPQGVDINAWRLLGIFIGTIVAIIGKALPIGGAAIIGILVVGVTQVTNPGNPGKAMGDALSGFSNTLIWLIGIAFFISRGFIKTGLGARIAYYFVRLFGKHTLGISYGLTFAEVVLAPVMPSNTARGGGVLFPINRSISESMSSHPSEDSRLKIGAFLTLVAYQVNIITSAMFVTATAPNPLITAGILDVAKINVSWAQWALSACVPGILSLLLIPLFLYFVFPPQIKSTPNAAELANQKLAEMGSIKLAEWIMIFVFFLLLFIWAGGPSLISDSPYFDIDPTAGAFIGLGVLLFSGVLTWDDLLKEKGAWDTVTWFSSLVMMATFLNKLGVIAWFAQYIQNLATHLGFGWLEASLFLVLVYFFIHYFFASTTAHISALFASFLAVGVGMGAPPLMLGLLLGFASSLCASLTHYGTGSAPILFGSGYVTMGEWWKWGLVVGILNLIIWGVSGAVWWKILGYW is encoded by the coding sequence ATGGCCTTGGTACCAGTGAAGATTGTCCCGGCTATTATTGCATTTCTTGTGACTATGCTCTTCTGGGTTGTTCTCGCACCACCTCAAGGGGTTGATATAAATGCCTGGCGACTTTTGGGTATTTTCATTGGGACCATTGTTGCGATCATTGGCAAAGCTCTGCCCATTGGTGGCGCAGCTATCATCGGCATTCTTGTCGTTGGCGTCACACAAGTCACAAATCCGGGGAATCCAGGAAAAGCCATGGGGGATGCTCTTAGTGGATTTTCAAATACTCTGATATGGCTAATTGGAATAGCTTTCTTCATCTCTCGTGGGTTTATCAAAACGGGTCTTGGCGCTCGCATCGCATATTACTTTGTAAGACTTTTCGGAAAGCACACGCTGGGTATCAGCTACGGTCTGACATTTGCGGAAGTTGTTCTTGCGCCCGTTATGCCTAGTAACACCGCTCGCGGAGGTGGAGTTCTGTTTCCTATCAATCGATCCATTTCTGAGTCGATGAGTTCACATCCTAGTGAGGACTCACGGCTTAAAATCGGAGCTTTTTTGACTCTGGTTGCATATCAAGTCAATATCATCACCTCCGCCATGTTTGTTACGGCGACGGCTCCGAATCCCCTCATCACGGCGGGCATCCTGGATGTGGCAAAAATAAATGTTTCTTGGGCGCAATGGGCCCTCAGTGCCTGCGTGCCGGGGATCCTTTCTTTGCTGTTGATACCTTTGTTCCTTTACTTTGTTTTTCCGCCACAAATCAAATCAACCCCAAATGCGGCGGAACTGGCGAATCAAAAACTTGCAGAAATGGGCTCGATCAAGCTGGCCGAATGGATCATGATTTTTGTTTTCTTCCTGTTGTTGTTCATTTGGGCGGGAGGCCCCAGTCTTATTTCTGACAGTCCATATTTTGATATAGATCCAACCGCGGGGGCATTTATAGGGTTGGGTGTTCTTCTGTTTTCAGGAGTGCTTACTTGGGATGATTTGCTGAAAGAAAAAGGTGCCTGGGACACGGTGACCTGGTTCTCATCTCTGGTGATGATGGCAACTTTTCTGAATAAGCTCGGAGTCATTGCCTGGTTCGCGCAGTATATCCAAAATCTGGCGACTCATTTGGGATTTGGCTGGCTGGAGGCTTCACTATTTTTGGTGCTGGTTTATTTCTTCATTCACTATTTCTTCGCCAGTACGACAGCGCATATCTCTGCATTGTTTGCTTCTTTTCTCGCCGTGGGTGTTGGAATGGGAGCACCGCCTTTAATGTTGGGGCTGCTTTTGGGTTTTGCTTCTTCTCTCTGTGCTTCACTCACGCACTATGGCACTGGTTCCGCTCCTATTTTGTTTGGCTCTGGCTATGTAACAATGGGCGAGTGGTGGAAGTGGGGGCTGGTCGTCGGCATTCTCAATTTAATTATTTGGGGAGTGAGTGGCGCTGTTTGGTGGAAAATTTTAGGGTATTGGTAG
- the rsmH gene encoding 16S rRNA (cytosine(1402)-N(4))-methyltransferase RsmH translates to MKKYKPGTGEKIEIREEIIPPKVELPVEFSKEHNPVMVQEVLAAFYPYRNQADVKYFDGTFGRGGHYMAVKHTIPQMKAVVMDQDLAAINYAKTRFQTEVEKGDLQVIHGNFSKFSEHNLNNFDMMLLDLGVSSPQLDQADRGFSFYHDGPLDMRMNQQQGLTAEVLVNTATEDDLIRIFKEYGEVYRPSRVVRAIVNDRKTKAFQSTNQLAGLIERVDGWQVKGHHPATKYFMALRLAVNSELEVVGEALPAMMKALKPGGRLAVITFHSLEDRIVKNIFRDAEALGRPVYKKVVVPSQEELDMNSRSRSAKLRVFERSAQDELGKL, encoded by the coding sequence ATGAAAAAATATAAGCCGGGAACTGGTGAAAAAATTGAAATCCGCGAAGAGATAATCCCGCCAAAGGTCGAGCTTCCTGTTGAGTTTTCGAAAGAACACAACCCGGTGATGGTTCAGGAAGTGCTTGCCGCATTTTATCCCTATCGCAACCAAGCGGATGTTAAATACTTCGATGGCACCTTCGGAAGAGGTGGTCACTACATGGCCGTGAAGCACACCATTCCGCAGATGAAGGCCGTGGTTATGGACCAAGATCTAGCCGCGATTAATTACGCGAAAACTCGTTTCCAGACGGAAGTCGAGAAAGGTGATCTTCAGGTAATCCATGGAAATTTCTCGAAATTTTCAGAACATAATCTAAATAACTTTGATATGATGCTCTTAGATCTAGGAGTGAGCTCACCGCAGTTAGACCAGGCCGACCGAGGCTTTAGTTTTTACCACGATGGTCCCCTAGATATGCGAATGAATCAGCAGCAAGGATTGACGGCTGAGGTGCTTGTGAATACGGCAACAGAGGACGATCTCATTCGGATCTTCAAAGAGTACGGCGAAGTTTATCGTCCGTCTCGTGTTGTGCGTGCGATCGTGAACGATCGTAAAACCAAGGCATTCCAGTCGACAAATCAACTTGCAGGCTTGATCGAGCGTGTGGATGGTTGGCAAGTTAAAGGCCATCATCCTGCGACGAAATACTTTATGGCTTTGCGTTTAGCAGTGAACTCAGAGCTTGAAGTCGTCGGTGAAGCTTTACCAGCGATGATGAAGGCGTTAAAGCCCGGTGGTCGTTTGGCAGTCATCACTTTCCATTCGTTAGAAGATCGTATTGTGAAGAATATCTTCCGAGATGCAGAAGCGCTTGGCAGACCGGTGTACAAAAAAGTAGTCGTACCATCTCAGGAAGAGTTGGACATGAACTCTCGCTCGCGATCCGCGAAGTTGAGAGTCTTCGAGAGGAGTGCTCAGGATGAGCTCGGAAAACTTTAG
- a CDS encoding acyltransferase, whose translation MKKAAVGARLIFGLLWLVFGLNFFFHFLPQPPPSEAGLKFLSGLMAAPYFFMLLKVTEIAVGVMLLANIAVPLALVVISPIVIQILLYHTVLDTSGAGIALVMTAFNLFLGIAYFQSFKPLFKKV comes from the coding sequence ATGAAAAAAGCAGCAGTTGGCGCACGTTTGATTTTCGGTCTTTTGTGGTTGGTATTTGGTTTGAATTTCTTCTTCCATTTCTTGCCACAACCTCCTCCATCAGAAGCAGGTCTTAAATTCTTGAGTGGCTTGATGGCGGCTCCTTATTTCTTCATGCTTTTGAAGGTGACGGAGATCGCAGTCGGTGTGATGTTGCTGGCTAACATCGCCGTGCCTTTGGCTTTGGTGGTGATTTCGCCGATCGTGATTCAGATTCTTCTGTATCACACAGTTTTGGATACCTCAGGAGCCGGCATCGCCTTGGTGATGACAGCTTTCAATTTGTTCCTCGGCATCGCATACTTCCAGAGCTTCAAACCGCTCTTTAAAAAGGTTTAA
- a CDS encoding LysR family transcriptional regulator produces the protein MTLDQLQVLQTIVKSGSFRAASQELHRAQSAVSYAMRTLEDELGFKIFNRDQYRPELTPQGRAFLKKTDDLIFQFDEVKETAEFLKRGYEPEIRLAVSLLWPLPKLTSMLKEFTQKFPQTEIKIINDVLSNDEQLLEDHADIALGAIFNEKGLLVTEELFKVNMVPVCSAKHPLAKIKKPKPEQLSEYPQIILRSTVKNSNRSQGILNPHKVISVQDFLTKKCFLEAGLGWGLMPDHLVKEEIKQKSLVPLEAKPIKETLNIARHSAKDLGPCGKFIWDYFSNRQKKPTQ, from the coding sequence ATGACATTAGATCAGTTGCAAGTTCTTCAAACCATCGTCAAATCCGGAAGCTTCAGAGCCGCATCCCAGGAACTGCATCGCGCCCAAAGCGCGGTGAGCTATGCGATGCGCACCCTGGAAGATGAGTTGGGATTCAAAATCTTCAATCGCGACCAATATCGCCCCGAACTGACTCCTCAAGGACGTGCCTTCCTCAAGAAAACCGATGATCTGATTTTTCAATTTGATGAAGTGAAAGAAACCGCAGAATTTTTAAAAAGAGGATATGAACCTGAAATCCGTCTCGCCGTGAGCCTGCTGTGGCCCCTCCCTAAACTCACAAGCATGCTCAAGGAGTTCACTCAAAAATTTCCGCAGACGGAAATCAAAATCATCAACGATGTCCTCAGTAATGACGAACAGTTGCTGGAAGACCACGCGGATATTGCGCTGGGTGCGATCTTCAACGAGAAAGGCCTTTTGGTTACCGAGGAGCTTTTCAAAGTGAACATGGTGCCGGTGTGCTCAGCAAAACACCCTCTGGCTAAAATTAAGAAGCCCAAACCAGAGCAGCTCAGCGAATATCCGCAGATCATCCTGAGGAGCACGGTGAAAAACTCCAATCGCTCCCAAGGAATCCTGAATCCGCACAAGGTGATCAGTGTTCAAGATTTCCTGACCAAGAAATGCTTCCTCGAAGCAGGTTTAGGTTGGGGGTTGATGCCTGATCATCTGGTCAAAGAAGAAATCAAGCAAAAATCACTTGTGCCGCTCGAGGCAAAACCCATCAAAGAGACCCTGAACATAGCTCGGCACTCCGCAAAAGATTTGGGTCCCTGCGGTAAATTCATCTGGGACTATTTTTCGAATAGACAAAAAAAACCGACCCAATAA
- a CDS encoding penicillin-binding transpeptidase domain-containing protein, translated as MKSRIVFIFVGIVALWSMLIMRAAYLQFLPNDRLNALQNRQFQTKVTLQARRGAIVDRNGRDLAMSATAYSLYADPKLLENRKVVAKKIAKVLNQNPEAVFAKIKDGSRRFVWIQRMIEQDKADEIKSWDIRGLSFVEEWRRVYPNETLLAQTLGFLGIEGQGLEGLELGYDQALRGNQKKVMVKRDARGRPLINDGLMFTENPDGNELRLTVDSDLQYTLESELQNVVSTFEADHAVGVVLDAKTSAILAVSSAPSFDVNKAMTTAQNYRRNKVITDSFEPGSTMKTLVIASALRNGTIQPNTKFFCENGSFKVGDKIIREAEAREKFADLTVAEILAVSSNIGTTKISFKMGADQLRQGLLDFGLGQKIGVDFPGEARGMVQALPWRPHLLSNISFGHGISVTPLQMANAYAAIANGGVLNTPFIVQAVRDSETGALTETKVKPIRRVLTPEQAAQMRAMLVGVTTLPIGSGKNARVDGFMVAGKTGTAQKVNPNGRGYLKGAYVSSFAGFIPANDPKFVIYVAVDSPRKAYYGATVAAPLFSRVASYAVRKEGIAPLMLGDERTVNPNTKKAIAAANKAAKIEAAAAAAAAAKAPVAKPIITAQELDQVTVVKTGESVPNLMNLSTREVLRRVSGQDLKVKFVGQGLVSEVIPSTGSPVPEDKNITVILR; from the coding sequence TTGAAATCACGTATTGTCTTCATCTTTGTTGGTATCGTCGCTCTGTGGTCCATGCTGATTATGCGTGCTGCTTACTTGCAGTTTTTGCCGAACGATCGTTTGAACGCACTTCAAAACCGTCAGTTTCAGACGAAAGTGACTTTGCAGGCCCGCCGTGGGGCGATTGTGGATCGCAACGGAAGAGATCTTGCCATGTCCGCGACGGCTTACTCTTTGTATGCGGATCCGAAGCTTTTGGAAAACCGCAAAGTCGTGGCAAAGAAGATTGCTAAAGTTTTGAATCAGAATCCTGAAGCGGTATTTGCGAAGATCAAAGATGGTTCCCGTCGTTTTGTGTGGATCCAGCGCATGATTGAGCAAGACAAAGCCGATGAAATTAAATCCTGGGACATTCGCGGACTTTCCTTCGTAGAAGAGTGGCGCCGGGTTTATCCAAATGAAACTTTGCTGGCGCAAACCCTGGGATTCTTGGGAATCGAAGGACAGGGGCTTGAAGGCCTGGAGTTGGGTTACGATCAGGCTCTTCGCGGCAATCAGAAAAAAGTGATGGTCAAACGCGATGCGCGCGGACGACCTTTGATCAATGATGGATTGATGTTCACTGAAAATCCCGATGGGAATGAGCTGCGCCTGACGGTCGACTCCGACCTTCAGTACACTCTTGAAAGTGAGCTCCAGAATGTGGTTTCCACGTTCGAAGCGGATCACGCGGTGGGAGTGGTTCTTGATGCGAAAACATCTGCGATTTTGGCGGTGTCTTCTGCTCCTTCATTTGATGTGAACAAAGCAATGACCACAGCGCAAAACTACCGTCGTAATAAGGTCATCACCGACAGCTTTGAACCGGGCTCCACGATGAAGACCCTGGTTATCGCATCGGCTCTTCGCAACGGCACAATTCAGCCAAACACCAAGTTCTTCTGCGAAAATGGAAGTTTCAAAGTTGGTGATAAGATTATTCGTGAAGCAGAAGCGAGAGAAAAATTTGCTGACCTCACCGTCGCTGAGATTCTTGCGGTTTCTTCCAATATCGGAACGACAAAGATTTCATTTAAAATGGGTGCGGATCAACTTCGCCAAGGTCTGCTTGATTTCGGCTTGGGACAAAAAATTGGTGTCGACTTCCCTGGTGAAGCTCGCGGTATGGTGCAAGCCTTGCCTTGGCGTCCACATTTGCTAAGTAATATTTCTTTTGGTCATGGTATCTCGGTGACTCCGTTGCAAATGGCGAATGCTTACGCAGCGATTGCCAATGGGGGAGTATTGAATACTCCATTCATCGTTCAGGCTGTGCGTGATTCTGAAACAGGGGCCTTGACCGAAACCAAAGTAAAACCGATCCGCCGCGTTTTGACTCCAGAGCAAGCTGCCCAAATGCGGGCGATGCTGGTGGGGGTGACGACCTTGCCTATCGGAAGCGGTAAGAATGCACGTGTTGATGGTTTCATGGTTGCTGGTAAAACAGGAACTGCGCAAAAAGTGAATCCCAATGGACGTGGTTACTTGAAGGGCGCCTATGTTTCAAGTTTCGCGGGTTTCATTCCGGCAAATGATCCCAAGTTTGTGATTTATGTGGCGGTGGATTCTCCGCGCAAGGCTTATTATGGAGCGACAGTGGCTGCTCCATTGTTCTCACGGGTTGCTTCTTATGCGGTTCGTAAAGAAGGTATCGCACCTTTGATGTTGGGTGATGAAAGAACTGTGAATCCTAATACGAAAAAAGCTATTGCAGCAGCAAACAAAGCCGCGAAGATCGAGGCGGCGGCCGCAGCCGCTGCCGCAGCGAAAGCGCCTGTTGCAAAGCCAATTATTACTGCTCAAGAGTTGGATCAGGTCACAGTTGTCAAGACAGGCGAAAGTGTTCCTAACCTGATGAATCTTTCCACGCGCGAAGTACTTCGCAGAGTGAGTGGCCAGGATCTTAAAGTGAAATTTGTCGGTCAGGGATTGGTTTCGGAAGTGATTCCTTCCACAGGATCCCCGGTTCCTGAAGATAAAAATATCACAGTTATTTTGCGTTAA
- a CDS encoding histidine kinase produces MSSENFRQLKPFFSILLIISTLFAIVFLQMEERRMGYSVLKLTREHKKVSEEKRVKEIALAKITRPQLLDHMAQQKFTLKKIQANQIIHLSGVVEAPVNKVAKKDL; encoded by the coding sequence ATGAGCTCGGAAAACTTTAGGCAACTTAAACCGTTCTTTAGTATTTTACTTATCATTTCTACTTTGTTCGCGATCGTCTTCCTGCAAATGGAAGAGCGCCGCATGGGTTACAGCGTGCTGAAGCTGACTCGCGAACACAAAAAAGTTTCCGAAGAAAAACGAGTGAAGGAAATCGCATTGGCGAAAATCACTCGTCCGCAATTGTTGGACCACATGGCCCAACAGAAATTCACACTTAAAAAAATCCAGGCCAATCAGATCATTCATTTGAGTGGAGTTGTGGAAGCACCTGTTAATAAAGTGGCGAAAAAGGATCTTTAG
- a CDS encoding uracil phosphoribosyltransferase yields the protein MAKFQQELGHHYGPQVHIIDSPFLNGLLAKACHPDCVQPEINRIVEVLYTHLISLTMNNEFDQEHFTQVTRMTEAHPEQLLKSHRLSPQQKAVSVNLARAGTYPSHICYNFLHFALPAQNVRQDHIFAARMTDSKEHVTGANLGGMKIGGDVKEAHVIFPDPMGATGNTMVTAIEHYKKHIEGPAKKFICLNLIVTPEYLKNVLKAHPEVVIYALRLDRGLSPQAVLDATPGQYWDQERGLNDKQYIVPGGGGFGEIMNNSFV from the coding sequence ATGGCAAAGTTTCAACAGGAGCTGGGTCACCACTACGGGCCTCAAGTTCATATCATCGACAGTCCTTTTTTAAATGGCCTGCTGGCAAAAGCCTGCCACCCCGACTGTGTTCAACCGGAAATCAATCGCATTGTAGAGGTGCTCTACACACATCTGATCTCTTTGACGATGAATAATGAGTTTGATCAAGAGCACTTCACTCAAGTCACGCGCATGACCGAAGCTCATCCCGAGCAATTACTCAAAAGCCATCGCCTGTCACCGCAGCAAAAAGCGGTCAGCGTCAACTTGGCTCGAGCGGGAACATATCCAAGCCATATTTGTTACAACTTCCTGCACTTTGCGCTTCCGGCTCAAAACGTGCGCCAAGACCACATCTTTGCGGCACGCATGACAGACAGCAAGGAACATGTCACCGGAGCGAACTTAGGCGGCATGAAGATCGGCGGAGACGTCAAGGAAGCCCACGTGATCTTCCCAGACCCCATGGGGGCCACGGGCAACACCATGGTGACTGCGATCGAGCATTATAAGAAACACATTGAAGGGCCAGCTAAGAAGTTTATCTGCCTTAATTTGATTGTGACGCCAGAGTACTTGAAGAATGTTCTTAAGGCACATCCAGAGGTCGTAATCTATGCCTTAAGACTTGACCGAGGGCTCAGTCCTCAGGCAGTTTTAGATGCAACTCCAGGCCAATATTGGGATCAGGAACGCGGCTTAAATGATAAGCAGTATATTGTTCCCGGTGGCGGCGGTTTTGGCGAAATCATGAATAACTCGTTCGTGTAA
- a CDS encoding pirin family protein, giving the protein MMLLRASHERGFAEFGGWLRSFHTFSFSDYYDPKFMGFRDLRVINQDWIAKDSGFPTHPHRDMEIITYVLKGAVEHRDSLGSVGQIKAGEIQVMHAGTGIRHSESNPSKTDELQLFQIWIQPDTVGVAPGYTQQSFRKEEKLNVLRLLVSKDGREDSQKIHQDVDLYASVLEAGKTLEFKLRPERGVWVQLAEGQIEVNGEVLNAGDGLAIQDEDLVKIKANKETEFLLFDLR; this is encoded by the coding sequence ATGATGTTACTTAGAGCATCTCATGAACGAGGGTTTGCAGAGTTTGGTGGTTGGTTAAGATCTTTCCATACCTTCTCGTTCAGTGACTATTACGATCCAAAATTTATGGGCTTTCGCGATCTTCGAGTTATTAACCAAGATTGGATCGCCAAGGACTCAGGATTCCCAACTCATCCGCACCGAGACATGGAAATTATCACTTATGTTCTTAAGGGTGCCGTCGAGCATCGTGACAGCCTGGGAAGTGTTGGCCAAATCAAGGCTGGTGAAATCCAGGTTATGCATGCAGGAACTGGAATTCGGCATTCTGAAAGCAATCCTTCCAAAACGGATGAGCTTCAACTTTTTCAAATTTGGATCCAACCGGATACAGTGGGTGTTGCCCCAGGCTACACTCAGCAATCTTTCCGCAAGGAAGAGAAGCTGAACGTATTGCGCCTGTTGGTTTCTAAGGATGGACGCGAAGACAGTCAAAAGATCCATCAAGACGTGGACCTTTATGCGTCAGTTCTTGAAGCCGGCAAAACCCTGGAATTTAAACTGCGCCCTGAGCGCGGCGTTTGGGTTCAGCTTGCTGAAGGACAAATCGAAGTGAATGGAGAAGTCTTGAATGCGGGAGACGGTTTGGCGATTCAAGATGAGGATTTGGTAAAAATTAAAGCGAACAAGGAAACTGAGTTCCTGCTTTTCGATTTGCGCTAA
- the hpt gene encoding hypoxanthine phosphoribosyltransferase, producing MTNLTLKPYITEEKLQAKVKELGAALTKKFKGEKVVAVCVLKGSFMFYSDLIRSMETDITCEFFGVASYHGGTSSSGEVKVTLDLASPVEGVHVILVEDIVDTGLTMNYLKGAILSRKPKSLTTVALLEKPDALKVECQLDHVGFKIPNDFVVGYGLDYQGYYRNLPYIAQVQNFQ from the coding sequence ATGACAAACTTGACTCTTAAACCCTACATCACTGAAGAAAAGCTCCAAGCAAAAGTTAAAGAGTTGGGTGCAGCTCTGACTAAGAAATTCAAGGGCGAAAAAGTTGTCGCAGTTTGCGTGCTTAAAGGCTCTTTTATGTTCTACTCTGATTTGATTCGCAGCATGGAAACTGACATCACTTGCGAATTCTTCGGCGTTGCTAGCTACCACGGCGGCACTTCTTCTTCAGGTGAAGTGAAAGTGACTCTGGACCTTGCGAGCCCCGTTGAAGGCGTTCATGTGATTCTGGTTGAAGACATCGTCGATACTGGTCTTACAATGAACTATCTCAAAGGTGCGATTCTTTCTCGCAAACCGAAAAGCCTTACGACAGTGGCTTTACTTGAAAAGCCAGATGCATTGAAAGTGGAATGCCAATTGGATCACGTCGGATTCAAGATCCCGAACGACTTCGTTGTGGGCTATGGTTTGGATTACCAAGGTTACTACCGCAATCTTCCATACATCGCGCAAGTTCAAAACTTCCAGTAA
- a CDS encoding thymidylate synthase gives MKQYHDLIKFVLENGNKKEDRTGTGTISVFGYQMRYNLQEGFPLLTTKKLHTRSIFHELLWFLKGETNIQYLKDNKVSIWDEWADENGNLGPVYGKQWRSWETADGRTIDQISNVVDQIKKNPDSRRLLVVAFNPGDVDKMALPPCHAFFQFYVANGKLSCQLYQRSADIFLGVPFNIASYALLTHMIAQVCNLEVGDFVHTLGDAHLYSNHLEQAQLQLTRDFRPLPQLKLNPAKKDLFDFTYEDIEIVGYDPHPAIKAPVAV, from the coding sequence ATGAAGCAGTATCACGATTTGATAAAATTTGTTTTAGAGAATGGAAATAAAAAAGAAGACCGCACTGGCACTGGAACGATTTCTGTTTTTGGATATCAAATGCGTTACAACCTTCAAGAAGGTTTTCCTCTTTTAACGACCAAGAAACTTCACACACGTTCAATCTTTCATGAGCTTTTGTGGTTCCTCAAAGGCGAAACAAATATTCAATATTTGAAAGACAATAAAGTTTCTATCTGGGACGAGTGGGCTGATGAAAACGGCAACTTGGGACCCGTTTACGGAAAACAATGGCGCTCTTGGGAAACTGCCGACGGTCGCACTATCGATCAAATTAGCAATGTCGTAGATCAGATCAAGAAGAATCCAGATTCTCGCCGCTTACTGGTTGTGGCCTTCAATCCTGGTGACGTGGATAAGATGGCGTTGCCACCTTGCCATGCCTTTTTCCAGTTTTACGTCGCCAACGGAAAGCTTTCTTGCCAGCTTTATCAAAGAAGCGCGGATATTTTCCTCGGCGTTCCTTTCAATATTGCGAGCTATGCACTACTCACTCATATGATTGCGCAAGTTTGTAATCTTGAAGTGGGCGATTTTGTTCACACGCTGGGTGATGCGCACTTGTATTCAAACCATTTGGAGCAAGCTCAGCTGCAGTTGACTCGCGACTTCCGCCCGTTGCCACAGTTGAAATTGAATCCAGCCAAAAAAGACCTTTTCGATTTTACCTATGAGGATATCGAAATCGTTGGCTACGATCCACATCCTGCGATCAAGGCACCGGTGGCCGTATGA